The Metabacillus schmidteae genome includes a region encoding these proteins:
- the thrC gene encoding threonine synthase has product MWKGLIQEFAEFLPVSDKTPKLTLQEGNTPLIHLPKLSEKLGVELYVKTEGTNPTGSFKDRGMVMAVAKAKEEGSDTVICASTGNTSAAAAAYAARANMKCIVLIPDGKIAFGKLAQAVMYGAEIYAIQGNFDHALTMVRNISKKLPITLVNSVNPYRIEGQKTAAFEVCEQLGSAPDYLAIPVGNAGNITAYWKGFKEYNEKKQTGLPKIHGFQAEGAAAIVRGEPIENPETVATAIRIGNPASWETAVKAKEESNGRIDSVTDEEILEAYQLIAREEGVFAEPGSCASIAGLIKHRKLGLIAEGSKVVAVLTGNGLKDPNTAIDVSEIKPIVLPNDEEAFLQHLSGVPVQ; this is encoded by the coding sequence ATGTGGAAAGGCTTAATTCAAGAATTTGCAGAGTTTTTACCAGTTTCAGACAAAACACCTAAATTAACACTTCAAGAAGGAAATACACCACTTATCCATCTTCCTAAGCTTTCTGAAAAGCTGGGAGTAGAACTTTATGTGAAAACAGAGGGCACAAACCCTACCGGCTCATTTAAGGACCGTGGAATGGTTATGGCGGTTGCGAAAGCAAAAGAAGAAGGCAGTGATACAGTAATCTGTGCCTCTACAGGAAATACATCTGCAGCTGCGGCAGCTTATGCAGCAAGAGCAAATATGAAATGTATCGTGTTAATTCCTGACGGGAAAATTGCCTTCGGTAAATTAGCTCAAGCAGTTATGTATGGAGCAGAAATTTACGCAATCCAAGGAAACTTCGACCATGCTTTAACAATGGTTCGGAATATTAGCAAGAAGTTACCAATTACATTAGTTAACTCTGTTAATCCATATCGTATTGAAGGTCAAAAAACAGCAGCATTTGAAGTATGTGAGCAACTAGGAAGTGCTCCGGATTATTTAGCTATTCCTGTAGGTAATGCAGGGAATATTACAGCCTATTGGAAAGGCTTCAAGGAATATAATGAGAAAAAACAAACAGGCTTACCGAAAATTCACGGTTTCCAGGCAGAAGGCGCAGCAGCGATTGTTCGTGGAGAACCGATTGAGAATCCTGAAACAGTAGCCACTGCGATTCGTATCGGAAACCCTGCAAGCTGGGAAACTGCAGTAAAAGCGAAGGAAGAATCCAATGGCCGAATTGATTCTGTAACAGATGAGGAAATTCTTGAAGCATACCAACTGATTGCCCGTGAAGAAGGTGTATTTGCTGAGCCTGGTTCATGTGCTTCAATCGCAGGTCTTATTAAACACCGCAAATTAGGTCTTATTGCAGAAGGCAGCAAGGTTGTAGCTGTATTAACTGGAAATGGATTAAAAGATCCTAACACAGCAATTGATGTTTCTGAAATTAAGCCAATCGTCCTTCCGAATGACGAAGAAGCATTCTTACAGCACCTAAGTGGAGTGCCGGTACAATGA
- the thrB gene encoding homoserine kinase yields the protein MIEGDMLRIIVPGSTANLGPGFDSIGLALGKYLTLEVKKAEKLVFLPMTEHVKDLPTNEDNLIAKVAIEVAKKYNETLPACEVKVWSDIPMARGIGSSAAAIIAGIELANQLCQLQMSDEDKLRIASLEEGHPDNVGASLYGGLVIGLHQAEKTDLVCVKDIDVDAVVVVPKYEVFTSDARNVLPQELSFKNAVEASAISNMLVAGILTNNWKLVGEMMSKDLFHQPYRGKLIPEIQAVQEKIQHLGAYGSALSGAGPTVICFTAKGKGDALAETLAGDFVNCNVERLDIDVVGCRVEQVQEIKS from the coding sequence ATGATTGAAGGGGACATGTTGAGAATTATCGTTCCCGGCAGTACAGCTAACTTAGGCCCAGGCTTTGATTCCATTGGTCTAGCTCTTGGAAAGTATTTAACACTTGAGGTGAAAAAAGCAGAGAAATTGGTTTTTTTACCAATGACAGAGCATGTAAAGGATCTTCCAACTAATGAAGACAACTTAATCGCAAAAGTTGCTATTGAGGTTGCAAAGAAATACAACGAGACCCTTCCTGCTTGTGAAGTTAAAGTGTGGAGTGACATTCCAATGGCAAGGGGGATTGGAAGCAGTGCTGCAGCTATTATTGCAGGGATTGAGCTTGCTAATCAGCTTTGTCAGCTGCAAATGAGTGATGAAGACAAACTTCGTATTGCAAGTCTTGAAGAGGGACATCCTGACAATGTTGGAGCGTCGCTATACGGAGGCTTGGTTATCGGTTTACATCAAGCTGAAAAAACAGACTTAGTTTGTGTAAAGGATATTGATGTAGATGCGGTAGTTGTCGTTCCGAAATATGAGGTCTTCACAAGTGACGCAAGAAATGTATTGCCTCAAGAACTATCTTTTAAAAATGCTGTGGAAGCAAGTGCGATTAGCAACATGCTAGTAGCGGGCATTCTTACAAATAACTGGAAGCTTGTCGGAGAGATGATGAGTAAGGATCTATTCCACCAACCATATCGTGGCAAGCTAATTCCGGAAATCCAAGCTGTTCAAGAAAAGATACAACATTTAGGTGCCTATGGTTCAGCGTTAAGCGGTGCAGGTCCAACTGTCATTTGTTTCACAGCAAAAGGAAAAGGAGATGCCCTTGCTGAAACACTTGCAGGAGATTTTGTTAATTGTAATGTCGAGCGTTTGGACATAGACGTTGTTGGTTGTCGAGTTGAGCAGGTGCAGGAGATAAAGAGTTAA
- a CDS encoding NifU family protein, whose protein sequence is MTTETAMFEQVQEVLDKLRPFLLRDGGDCELVDVEDGIVKLRLLGACGSCPSSTITLKAGIERALLEEVPGVVEVEQVF, encoded by the coding sequence ATGACAACTGAAACTGCAATGTTTGAACAGGTTCAAGAAGTACTCGATAAATTACGTCCATTCTTACTTCGTGATGGAGGAGATTGTGAACTAGTGGATGTAGAAGATGGTATTGTAAAACTTCGCCTTTTAGGTGCTTGTGGAAGCTGCCCAAGCTCAACAATCACATTAAAAGCTGGTATAGAACGTGCTTTATTAGAAGAAGTACCAGGAGTTGTAGAAGTAGAACAAGTATTTTAA
- a CDS encoding YuzD family protein, giving the protein MKKVEISVYGAQVLCPSCVNLPSAKETYEWLDAALKRKFIDQPFYITYIDIEEPQVDEEKQEFVQKILDDEYFYPLVVIEGKVVGEGSPRLKAIFEEMERYGYVSQG; this is encoded by the coding sequence ATGAAAAAAGTTGAAATTAGTGTGTACGGTGCACAGGTACTTTGTCCAAGCTGTGTAAATTTGCCCTCAGCAAAGGAAACATATGAATGGCTGGATGCAGCACTGAAACGAAAATTTATAGATCAGCCGTTTTATATTACTTATATTGATATAGAAGAACCTCAAGTTGATGAAGAAAAGCAGGAGTTTGTGCAAAAGATTTTAGATGATGAATATTTTTATCCGCTTGTTGTCATTGAGGGAAAGGTTGTTGGTGAAGGAAGCCCACGGTTGAAGGCTATTTTTGAAGAAATGGAAAGGTACGGGTATGTTAGCCAGGGATAA
- a CDS encoding NAD(P)/FAD-dependent oxidoreductase, whose product MKNLVILGGGYGGMRVLLRLLPNQLPDDVQITLIDKNPYHCLKTEYYALAAGTISDHHIRVSFPEHPRLHTVFGTITNVDPIQKEVILDEDRAISYDDLIIGLGCEDKYHNVPGADQFTYSIQSIDQSRETYQKLNNLQADATVAIVGAGLSGVELASELRESRKDLKIKLFDRSKNILSSFPERLSNYVANWFIEHGVEIISEANITKVEPNIVYNHDLPFECDAIVWTAGIQPNKVVRDLDVEKDNQGRVKLTTQHFIPQYEDIFVVGDCASLPHAPSAQLAEAQAEQIVQVLLKKWNNEPLPESFPPFKLKGVLGSLGKKQGFGLVNDRPLMGRVPRILKSGVLWMYKYHNG is encoded by the coding sequence ATGAAGAACCTAGTTATCCTTGGTGGTGGGTACGGTGGAATGCGAGTCTTACTTCGCCTGCTTCCGAATCAGTTACCTGACGATGTGCAAATTACTCTTATTGATAAAAACCCTTATCACTGTCTTAAAACAGAATATTATGCTCTTGCAGCAGGGACTATTTCCGATCATCATATTCGTGTATCATTTCCAGAGCATCCTAGACTTCATACTGTTTTTGGCACAATTACAAACGTTGATCCTATCCAAAAGGAAGTCATCCTAGACGAAGATCGTGCTATTTCATACGATGATCTTATAATCGGTTTAGGCTGTGAGGATAAATATCATAATGTTCCGGGTGCTGACCAATTTACATATAGCATCCAATCAATTGACCAATCACGTGAAACCTACCAAAAATTAAATAATTTGCAAGCAGATGCTACAGTTGCTATTGTCGGGGCTGGATTAAGTGGTGTTGAGCTTGCTAGTGAACTTAGAGAAAGTCGAAAAGATTTAAAAATAAAGCTATTTGATCGAAGCAAAAATATTCTTTCCAGCTTTCCAGAGAGATTAAGCAACTATGTTGCAAATTGGTTCATTGAACATGGTGTTGAAATTATTAGTGAGGCCAATATTACAAAAGTTGAACCAAATATCGTTTATAATCATGATCTACCATTTGAATGTGATGCTATAGTGTGGACAGCAGGTATTCAGCCAAATAAAGTTGTTAGAGATCTTGATGTTGAGAAAGATAATCAAGGTAGAGTAAAGTTAACGACACAGCATTTCATCCCTCAATATGAGGATATATTTGTTGTAGGTGACTGTGCAAGTCTACCACATGCCCCAAGTGCTCAATTAGCTGAAGCACAAGCGGAACAAATTGTTCAAGTGTTACTAAAAAAATGGAATAACGAGCCACTTCCGGAATCCTTCCCACCATTCAAATTAAAGGGTGTATTAGGATCATTAGGGAAGAAACAAGGCTTTGGACTTGTTAATGACAGACCACTGATGGGTCGAGTTCCTAGAATACTAAAATCCGGTGTTCTATGGATGTACAAGTATCATAACGGATAA
- a CDS encoding YuzB family protein: MKPIIEFCISNLANGAQAALEQLEKDPNLDIIEYGCLSYCGKCGHSLYALVNGEMVIGDTPNELVENVYTFLEENPMF, from the coding sequence ATGAAGCCGATTATTGAGTTTTGTATTAGTAATTTAGCTAATGGGGCACAAGCAGCATTAGAGCAGCTGGAAAAGGACCCGAATTTAGATATTATAGAATATGGTTGCTTAAGTTATTGCGGCAAATGTGGTCATTCTTTATATGCGTTAGTAAACGGAGAAATGGTCATAGGGGATACACCAAATGAGTTAGTTGAAAATGTATATACATTTCTTGAGGAAAACCCGATGTTTTAA
- a CDS encoding DUF2225 domain-containing protein produces the protein MNKELEYLYDREVECKICESTFLTKKVRSRFIRAHQHDTDFCSFYTSTNINPLLYYVSVCPTCGFSTSEECSDYFPPMSKDLIQQKICDNWNSKDYGQERTLDMAISSYKLAIYCATIKKEKHIALGGLYLRLAWLYRTERVNPQEEQRFLRLALDEYIQSYSVGDFSDTSFSETRLLYLIGDLSKRVGLEGQAIRYFSRVIEKQKETIEKGIVQMAKDRWSEMREEKRSS, from the coding sequence ATGAATAAAGAACTAGAATACCTATACGATCGAGAAGTTGAGTGTAAAATATGTGAGAGCACGTTTTTGACTAAAAAAGTGCGGTCCCGTTTTATACGCGCACATCAACATGATACTGATTTTTGTTCATTCTATACTTCTACGAATATAAATCCTTTGCTTTATTACGTTTCGGTTTGCCCAACATGTGGCTTTTCAACTTCAGAAGAATGTTCAGATTATTTTCCTCCAATGTCAAAGGACCTCATTCAGCAAAAAATCTGTGATAATTGGAATAGTAAAGATTATGGACAAGAACGAACTTTAGATATGGCGATTAGCTCTTATAAATTAGCAATCTACTGTGCAACGATAAAAAAAGAGAAACATATTGCACTTGGCGGCCTTTATTTACGTCTTGCTTGGTTATATAGAACCGAAAGAGTTAACCCTCAAGAAGAACAACGATTTTTAAGGCTTGCTCTTGATGAATATATTCAATCCTATTCTGTTGGTGATTTTTCAGATACTTCTTTTTCAGAGACCAGGCTTCTTTATTTAATCGGTGATTTAAGCAAACGAGTTGGGTTAGAAGGACAAGCAATACGTTATTTTTCAAGAGTCATTGAAAAGCAAAAGGAAACGATTGAAAAAGGAATTGTTCAAATGGCGAAGGATCGTTGGAGTGAAATGCGCGAAGAAAAAAGATCAAGTTAA
- the dapF gene encoding diaminopimelate epimerase: MSSFQFTKMHGLGNSYIYVNLFEEQLEEELLPEIARQVSSVYTGIGSDGLILICPSDQAEVKMRIFNNDGSEGKNCGNGLRCVAKYAFEHKLVTNETFKIETLSGLVEAKVHVNNRNVELVTVDMGEPRLSKAELPMAGENQEKTINEKMEFSGQEYHVTAVSMGNPHLIFYVDDIDQAPVTTLGPIVEKDERFPEGVNVEFVEVVSKNELHFRVWERGSGVTQACGTGACAAVVSSVLNGHTTHGEETTVHLAGGDLLINWTKTGTVLMTGPAEVVCKGTFFVR, encoded by the coding sequence ATGAGTTCTTTTCAATTTACAAAAATGCACGGTTTAGGTAATAGCTATATATATGTGAATCTTTTTGAAGAACAGCTTGAGGAAGAGTTATTGCCGGAGATTGCAAGACAAGTATCAAGTGTTTATACAGGTATTGGGTCTGACGGGTTAATTCTCATTTGTCCTTCTGATCAAGCTGAAGTGAAAATGCGTATTTTTAATAATGATGGATCTGAAGGGAAAAATTGTGGTAATGGCTTAAGATGTGTTGCCAAATATGCATTTGAACATAAATTAGTAACGAATGAAACATTCAAAATTGAAACATTATCAGGACTAGTTGAAGCAAAAGTTCATGTTAACAATCGTAATGTTGAATTAGTGACAGTAGATATGGGAGAACCAAGATTATCTAAGGCAGAGCTACCAATGGCAGGTGAGAACCAAGAAAAAACCATTAATGAAAAAATGGAATTCTCAGGTCAGGAATATCATGTAACAGCTGTTTCAATGGGGAATCCACATCTTATTTTTTATGTAGATGATATAGATCAAGCTCCTGTTACGACATTAGGTCCTATTGTTGAAAAAGATGAACGCTTTCCTGAGGGAGTAAATGTGGAATTTGTTGAAGTTGTTTCAAAAAACGAGCTGCACTTTAGAGTATGGGAAAGAGGTTCAGGTGTTACACAAGCTTGTGGTACAGGAGCTTGTGCTGCAGTAGTTTCATCTGTACTTAATGGCCATACAACACACGGAGAAGAAACGACTGTACACCTTGCGGGTGGAGATCTGTTAATCAATTGGACAAAAACGGGCACTGTCTTAATGACCGGTCCGGCAGAGGTTGTATGTAAAGGAACATTTTTTGTACGTTAA
- a CDS encoding HesB/IscA family protein: MSDIVKITEAAAYQIKDMMKEHEEENAYLRVGVKGGGCSGLSYGMGFEHEISDEDQVLEQHGMTVLIKKEDAPILNGTIIDFKQSMMGGGFTIDNPNAIASCGCGSSFRTATNTGTPEEC, from the coding sequence ATGAGCGATATTGTCAAAATTACAGAAGCAGCTGCTTATCAGATAAAAGATATGATGAAAGAGCATGAAGAGGAAAATGCCTATCTTCGTGTAGGAGTTAAAGGAGGTGGCTGTAGCGGCCTCTCTTATGGCATGGGCTTTGAACATGAGATAAGTGATGAAGATCAAGTTCTGGAACAGCATGGGATGACAGTGCTTATCAAAAAAGAAGATGCCCCGATTTTAAACGGTACGATCATTGATTTTAAACAATCTATGATGGGCGGCGGCTTCACCATTGATAATCCAAACGCCATCGCCAGCTGCGGATGTGGTTCATCTTTTAGAACAGCAACAAATACTGGTACACCTGAAGAGTGTTAA
- a CDS encoding NAD(P)/FAD-dependent oxidoreductase yields MRKPRVVILGAGYGGLITITRLQKQISVDEAEITLINKNDYHYETTWLHEASAGTLHHDRARYQIKDIIDNNRVNFVKDTVVSIDKEAKKVVLENGEVEYDYLVISLGAHPETFGIQGLKEYAFGITSIDSARQLREHIELQFATYNMEAEKKDERLTIVVGGAGFTGIEFLGELGNRIPELCKEYDIDFNKVRIICVEAAPTALPGFDPELVEYATNHLQKKGVEFMIGTAIKECIPEGIIVAKGEELETIKAGTVVWAAGVRGNSVVEEAGFENMRGRVKVDGFLRAPGHDEVFIIGDCSLIINEEINRPYPPTAQIAMQQGETCAKNLAVAIRGRGEMGTFTPDIKGSVASLGENDAVGVVFGKKLVGTKASFMKKMIDNRALYMVGGPSLVLKKGKFNIL; encoded by the coding sequence GTGAGAAAGCCAAGAGTCGTTATTTTAGGTGCAGGTTATGGTGGGTTAATTACAATTACACGTTTACAAAAACAAATTAGTGTTGATGAAGCTGAAATTACATTAATTAATAAAAATGATTATCACTATGAAACAACATGGTTACATGAAGCTTCAGCAGGCACGCTTCACCACGACCGCGCACGCTATCAAATTAAAGACATCATTGATAATAACCGTGTAAACTTTGTGAAAGACACAGTTGTTTCCATTGATAAAGAAGCAAAAAAAGTTGTACTGGAAAATGGTGAAGTTGAGTACGATTACTTAGTGATTTCATTAGGTGCACATCCTGAAACTTTTGGTATCCAAGGGTTAAAAGAATATGCATTTGGAATTACAAGCATCGATTCAGCAAGACAATTACGTGAGCATATTGAATTACAATTCGCAACGTACAATATGGAAGCTGAGAAGAAGGATGAGCGTTTAACAATTGTTGTAGGTGGGGCAGGGTTCACGGGAATTGAATTCTTAGGAGAACTTGGAAACAGAATCCCTGAACTATGCAAAGAATATGATATTGACTTCAACAAAGTTCGTATCATCTGTGTAGAAGCAGCTCCAACAGCACTTCCTGGATTTGATCCTGAGCTAGTTGAGTATGCAACAAATCACCTTCAAAAGAAAGGTGTAGAGTTCATGATCGGGACAGCAATTAAAGAATGTATCCCAGAAGGAATCATTGTTGCAAAAGGTGAAGAACTTGAAACAATTAAAGCTGGTACAGTTGTATGGGCTGCAGGTGTACGTGGTAACAGTGTTGTGGAAGAAGCTGGCTTTGAAAACATGCGTGGCCGTGTAAAAGTTGATGGTTTCTTACGTGCTCCAGGACATGATGAAGTATTCATCATTGGTGACTGTTCATTAATTATCAACGAAGAAATTAATCGTCCATATCCACCAACAGCTCAAATTGCGATGCAACAAGGTGAAACATGCGCGAAAAACTTGGCAGTAGCAATTCGTGGTCGTGGAGAAATGGGTACATTCACACCGGATATCAAAGGTTCAGTTGCTTCACTTGGTGAGAATGATGCAGTTGGTGTTGTATTTGGCAAAAAACTTGTTGGAACAAAGGCATCATTTATGAAGAAAATGATCGATAACCGTGCATTATACATGGTTGGTGGACCTTCATTAGTACTTAAAAAAGGAAAATTTAACATCCTTTAA
- a CDS encoding YuiA family protein, translating into MSTTTKVETKECPYCSGKGYFQLILGGSETCNSCEGTGKKS; encoded by the coding sequence ATGAGTACAACAACTAAGGTAGAGACGAAGGAATGTCCTTATTGTTCTGGAAAAGGATATTTTCAATTGATCTTAGGTGGCTCAGAAACTTGCAATAGCTGTGAAGGAACAGGGAAGAAGTCATAA
- a CDS encoding YuiB family protein, translated as MLSLPVLLISMLLFLVLFFGIGFLLNMLLRMSWIMAIVYPIVCIFIIDNVRFIEYFQKPGNSFSALGNKILTLALADILILSSGLIGAILSGIIIKMLRKRGYQMF; from the coding sequence ATGTTAAGCTTACCTGTTTTACTAATATCGATGCTATTATTTTTAGTTTTATTTTTTGGTATTGGATTTTTATTAAATATGCTTTTACGCATGTCTTGGATTATGGCAATTGTATACCCAATTGTCTGTATTTTTATAATAGATAATGTGAGATTTATAGAATATTTTCAAAAGCCAGGTAACTCATTTTCAGCTTTAGGTAATAAAATTCTGACTTTAGCTTTAGCTGATATACTCATTTTATCTTCTGGATTAATTGGCGCAATTCTTTCAGGAATAATAATTAAAATGTTGCGAAAAAGAGGATACCAAATGTTTTAA
- a CDS encoding 3D domain-containing protein gives MISIKRVCRRLFMSILFLGALTTTFEVISGVEAKDVANWYYEDYKNVEERSKGEHNGDTFRVLGLTFKSMNSEPAVQTKISSSVEAVKQDITLEEAIDWSKYPVKKVVATGYTAGVESTGKNPNHPSYGITYSGVKVKRDLYSTVAADLDIFPLGTILFIPGYGYGVVADKGGAIKGNRLDLYYETVKDVYNNWGKKQLDVYVVQMGDGTLTEEQLKRLNEEESMQVFREKYIKSKTKS, from the coding sequence ATGATCAGTATAAAAAGAGTGTGTAGAAGGCTTTTCATGTCGATATTATTTCTTGGTGCCCTAACGACGACTTTTGAAGTTATTTCCGGAGTAGAAGCTAAGGATGTTGCAAACTGGTATTATGAAGATTATAAGAATGTTGAAGAGCGATCTAAGGGTGAGCACAATGGAGATACATTTCGTGTTTTAGGTCTCACTTTTAAGTCAATGAATAGTGAACCGGCAGTACAAACAAAGATATCTTCTAGTGTTGAGGCGGTAAAACAGGATATAACTTTAGAGGAAGCTATAGACTGGTCAAAATATCCAGTTAAAAAAGTAGTGGCAACAGGATATACAGCTGGTGTAGAATCAACAGGTAAAAACCCTAATCATCCAAGCTATGGAATTACGTATTCAGGAGTCAAAGTAAAACGTGATTTATATTCAACAGTTGCAGCTGACCTAGACATATTTCCTTTAGGGACAATTCTCTTTATTCCTGGATATGGCTATGGAGTCGTAGCCGATAAAGGTGGAGCGATTAAAGGAAATCGGTTAGATCTCTATTATGAAACGGTAAAAGATGTTTATAATAACTGGGGCAAAAAACAACTGGATGTTTATGTGGTTCAAATGGGTGATGGAACGTTAACTGAAGAACAATTAAAGCGATTAAATGAAGAAGAATCCATGCAGGTATTTAGGGAAAAGTATATAAAAAGTAAAACGAAAAGCTAA
- a CDS encoding divergent PAP2 family protein, whose amino-acid sequence MELLYNFPLLASLAAIFFAQFVKVPIYFIVSRKLDWTLITSTGGMPSSHSAAVTALSTGVALDHGLDSSIFAISAVFAIITMFDATGVRRHAGEQATVLNQLVLDFNKFVEEAKVWPKKAEQDKQKKLKELLGHQPIEVFFGGLTGILLALLLHYIFVM is encoded by the coding sequence TTGGAACTATTATATAATTTTCCCTTACTCGCTTCGCTTGCAGCTATTTTCTTTGCACAATTTGTAAAAGTTCCGATCTATTTTATTGTTTCAAGAAAGTTGGATTGGACCTTAATCACAAGTACAGGCGGGATGCCGAGTTCACACTCAGCTGCTGTTACTGCCCTTTCAACTGGAGTAGCACTTGATCACGGTCTGGATTCCTCTATTTTTGCGATATCAGCTGTTTTTGCTATTATAACCATGTTTGATGCAACGGGTGTTAGAAGACATGCCGGTGAGCAAGCTACCGTTCTTAATCAGCTCGTATTAGATTTCAACAAATTTGTTGAAGAAGCAAAAGTATGGCCTAAGAAAGCTGAGCAAGACAAACAAAAAAAATTAAAAGAACTGCTTGGTCACCAACCTATTGAAGTCTTTTTTGGAGGTCTAACAGGGATTTTACTCGCCCTATTATTACACTACATCTTTGTTATGTAA
- a CDS encoding leucyl aminopeptidase: MFKVHHQLDQIKNQDTLVIGLYQKTSKLTGLASEIDEQLNGDLSQLLKEGDLQTKYKSITKLHTLGKHSFKRIYFVGLGREEKLSFDQLKRVFGELFQTIQKAKHQSLAIALDTFSNEENDINDIAYALSEASALSTYKILDYKQKSNEPEKMIETVYVFSENGELDEIKSSLEVGYAFGTGTNSARTLTNMPPNLLTATELALYSVELAKRYQFEYEILEKEDMERLGMGALLAVNKGSEEPPKMIVVKYQGKEEWKDVIGLVGKGITYDTGGYSIKPKDGIVGMKTDMGGAAAVLGAMEIIGETRPEQNVVAVIPSTDNMISGGAFKPDDVIVSLSGKTIEVLNTDAEGRLALADGITYAKFHGANYLVDVATLTGGVIIALGTETTGAMTNNEELFEQVLQASHECDEPVWRLPISESDKKRVQNSQMADLNNSPGREGHAIMAGTFIGEFAENTPWVHLDIAGTATTSKESELGPSGATGVMARTLAAFVERFEIGN; this comes from the coding sequence ATATTTAAAGTACATCATCAATTAGACCAAATTAAAAATCAAGATACACTTGTTATTGGACTATATCAAAAAACAAGCAAATTAACAGGTTTAGCTAGTGAGATCGATGAACAGCTTAATGGTGATCTCTCTCAGTTATTGAAAGAAGGAGATCTGCAAACAAAATATAAATCCATTACTAAGCTACATACCCTTGGAAAACATTCCTTTAAACGTATTTACTTTGTTGGATTAGGAAGAGAAGAGAAACTTTCCTTTGATCAATTAAAGAGAGTGTTTGGAGAGTTATTTCAAACTATTCAAAAGGCCAAACATCAGAGTCTTGCCATTGCGCTTGATACTTTTTCTAATGAAGAAAATGACATAAATGATATTGCCTATGCACTTTCAGAGGCATCTGCTCTCTCTACATATAAAATTTTAGATTATAAGCAAAAATCAAATGAACCTGAAAAAATGATTGAGACTGTTTATGTCTTTTCAGAAAATGGAGAACTGGATGAAATTAAATCCAGTCTTGAGGTTGGATATGCATTTGGAACAGGCACTAATAGTGCAAGAACACTAACAAATATGCCCCCTAATCTGTTAACAGCAACTGAATTAGCCTTGTATTCTGTCGAGCTTGCCAAGAGATACCAATTTGAGTATGAGATTCTTGAAAAGGAAGATATGGAGCGCCTTGGGATGGGGGCCTTACTAGCTGTTAACAAGGGTTCAGAAGAGCCGCCGAAAATGATTGTGGTAAAGTATCAGGGAAAAGAAGAATGGAAAGATGTGATTGGGCTTGTTGGAAAAGGAATTACCTATGATACGGGTGGTTACTCAATTAAGCCGAAGGATGGAATTGTTGGCATGAAAACGGATATGGGTGGTGCAGCAGCAGTTTTAGGAGCCATGGAGATTATCGGTGAGACAAGACCTGAGCAAAATGTTGTTGCCGTTATTCCATCAACAGATAATATGATAAGTGGAGGGGCATTCAAGCCGGATGATGTGATTGTTTCTTTAAGCGGGAAAACAATTGAGGTCTTAAACACGGACGCAGAGGGTCGATTAGCCTTAGCAGATGGTATTACATATGCGAAATTCCACGGAGCAAACTACCTTGTCGATGTAGCCACCTTAACAGGAGGGGTTATCATTGCTTTAGGAACTGAGACGACTGGTGCTATGACAAATAATGAAGAGTTGTTTGAGCAAGTTCTTCAAGCCTCACATGAATGTGATGAGCCTGTTTGGCGATTGCCGATTTCAGAGAGTGATAAAAAAAGAGTGCAAAATAGTCAGATGGCTGATCTCAATAATTCACCTGGCCGGGAAGGACATGCAATCATGGCTGGAACCTTTATTGGTGAATTTGCTGAGAATACACCATGGGTCCATCTTGATATTGCAGGTACAGCAACAACCTCAAAGGAAAGTGAACTTGGTCCATCAGGGGCGACAGGTGTGATGGCCAGAACATTAGCCGCATTTGTTGAGAGGTTTGAGATCGGGAACTAA